The DNA sequence CAAAGCCTTGAAAAGAAGTAGGGTATGTACAACAAGCCAACTCATGATCTTTTTATATTTATGCTTTAGTTGTTaattttgtttcagtttcatTTCAGTTTGGTGGCTAAAATAAAATCTGGTGCATTTAGTAGATCAGAGCTTATGTTTGACCAACCTACATTCAGAATCAGGGCAATAGTTCTAAAACCCTTGAGTTGCCGGGACAGCTTGTGATTCAGAACTTAGACAGATCAAAGGACAATTGCAAAAGGAAACAGTTTCCTTGGCATTAATTTCTCTTTTAGCGACCAAGCCCAGTTTGGATTGTGGGAGTCCAATTAAATAGTGGGGAACTAGTAGTGTTTTGCATTTAATTTGGTAATGACTAGTAGTCCAGCTAGCATATTAGATTCCCATCAAAGCAATGAGTTCCATGCATCTCAGTAGAAATCAAACTCCTTGACTATATATAGGTTGAAGAACCTGAATTCCTATTGGATTTGAATAAGACTAAAATGTGGATGCAGTTCCCATTGATATACAGGTAATTCTACATTATATAACATAATTTAGTATAAAGGTAAATTACTTGGGCTCTTGCGATCCAAACTGAGGTTTTCTTTAGTTTGGAGCTGCAAATCTAACTTTTCTGTGTGTGTGTCCATAGAATTCAGGATCTTCAACCTATGCATATTCCCAACTAGCATATTAGCCTTTTAGGTTAATTATGATCCAAACTGAGCCTAAACGGATTATGtagtttcaaaattttttataccTGCTATTATTACTTCTAAGTACTAACAGTAAGAGGATTTGTTTTCTGTAATATATGCATGCAGCATTTACTGCCTGCAGTCTACGTAATGATGTGCACTACCCTACTGGTTGTAACATGGACTGTCACAATTATACTAAGAGCACTCTAcaaatcttcatcatcaaagTGGTACCAAGTTAGCAACAGAAGAACCATTTTAGACACCAAACCCAACACTGAGCTCCGAATACTTGCATGTATCCACAAAGAACACAGTGTACCGCTGATCATTGATGTCATTGAGGCATCCAATCACTCCATAAGCAACCCTATTGGGCTCTATGTTCTTCATCTTGAGGAGCTTGTTGGCCGTTCTGATCCAATTTTAATCTCTCATGGTGTCAGAGGATCCAGGATTCCTGTTTTCAGTGTTTCCCGCACTTTTAATAATATTAATGCCCCAGTACTCTCTGAACACATTGTCAATGTCTTTCAACGCTATGAGCAGGAGAACAACAACGTAGGGAGCATCTCAGTGCAGTCCTTCACCGCAATCTCGCCTTACAGTAGCATGCATGATGATGTTTGCACACTTGCTCTTGAGAAGAGTACTTCCCTCATTATTATTCCCTTCCACAAGCTAAGGTCTTGTGCCTATGACCCTCTGgagtcatcatcatcttcaggTACAGGTATTAGGACCATGAACATAAATGTCCTTGACAATTCCCCTTGCTCGGTGGCAATCCTCATTGAAGGTGGGCTCTGGAGCAGCTCTAAGGTTAAACTGGGGAATTGGACTTCATGCCGGGTTCTTGTGTTGTTCTTGGGTGGTGCTGATGACCGTGAGGCACTAGCCTATGGGGCTCGGATGTGCGGACACCCAAATATTAACCTTACTGTGGTTCGCTTGGTTGCAAACTCCCCTACCAACATTGGAACCAGCAAAGAGAGGAAGTATGATGAATATGCAGTGAATGAGTTTAAGCACAATATGGTGGTTAATAAGCAAATTAGATACATTGAGGAGATGGTGATGGATGGATCTAACACTATTAGTGTTATTCGGTCCATAGAGAGTGATTACCAACTTATAGTGGTAGGGAGACGTCATGATGAACGGTTGCCAGTCATATCTGGACTTACAGAATGGATAGAGCACAATGAGTTAGGGACGATCGGCGACATATTGGCATCATCAGAGTTTGGTGATGCCAGTATCTTCGTAGTGCAAACCCAGTCCAATGAAGAAGAAGTACTACAAGGTTCAAGTGATTATCAAGACCCTTTTATCCAGACTGTGTGTAGTagattagatgatgatgtagaagATCCAAGAAAAGAATTTAAAACCGGTAGAGGGTGACATTGGATTGGAGTTTTTCTCTCCACATTGTTATGCACGATATGAAGGCAGGTATAATCCTCAGCCCATTTATAATTACTTCAACTGCTTTTCTTTTACAGATTGTAGATATTTCTTGTTGGATGCAAAAATCCTAGTGTGAATCAGTTTGAATTTTTTGGACCATCTTCAAGTGATCTTTTGCATTGCTCTTTCAATGTGGTAGTCGATACAGGGAGGggaaagtttgatctttggtttTGGTGGAATCTTGACATTTGGCTTTGAAGTTAGATGCCTGGCAGCCAAGGACCTTGGACTGAAAGGTTGTGGCATGGATTCTGTTGACAGGATACAACTTTCTCGCTAATCTGAACACCCTGGTTTTGActctgtttggttgtaagggaaaaATTGAAGGGAGGggtagtgaaaattttcaaacctaaaaggGGAACTTTTGTGATCTTTGCTTAacatgattatataaactacttaaatatCTTGTCATATTTAGTAATGTTACTTTTTATatgttcattttattttacttttcaaatccaagGTATCTAGGTGGAAAGTAAAGTGTTACACTGTCCCCCCCCCCTCGAGCGATTATTCTCTACAGTGAGTGCGGCAGTGGggtgagcatcggatgactGACAGCATTTGAGCACGTGCACCGAGGTCTGGTGAGCACCATGTTTGGGGAAACTGCACTTAACAGCCTTGGTTTTGCAAAATTGTGCTGACTGATGTTACCAAAATGCTAATTCAACTCCTCTCTATTCTTTTCCTTCTGTCACAAAGAACTGCGCTTTGGTTTTGGAGGAAAGAGGATAGGGAATGCTTGCAATTTCAAAATCTGTAATCGATATGGAGGTGAACACTACAGAGAGAAAACGGTTTCATCTAACAATTAATAGGAGaatggaatcatgatttggggCTTTTAGTTAAATAGGAAATCTAGTTTGATTTTAAGAGGAGTTGGCACAATCAGACTGGGCTGGGCGGAGATGGCCTGATTGATCCTGCCAACCCCTATGTAAAATGTAACTAtgcatatttatatattatgggTAATTATTATTAAGAGGAAAGAACGCAACCTGATCGCGTGTGTCTACGTTAAGACACAATAGGTGCAAAAAGACCATGCTGCTCACCGCTGAAGATGTTTGCATGCATCCTCCAGTTGGTCGCAAGCGTTGGTGTGTACTTGTGTGATTAGTCAGTGttctcttgccctttttttcttattttctcaaaaataagaaaattattaCTGTCACAAAGGTCTGTAATCCCTTTTTTTATATACCACAAAACATTTATTCTATCACAGGGATAAATGATGTGTCTATTCCAACTGTTGGATAGAGAAGATATGCTCTCGAATCTAGATTAGCCATCTGTCggatttcagatttttttttttttttggctagaatATCATATttgtattaaaataaaagaagaagaaaaacgaaGGGAAAAAATAATGCCATTTATGTGTACTACTACTAATACTCTAAACAATACTTTGTAGTCTCCCAATTATGAGTGTGAACTGAcaatttagtttttttaaaagaatagaaaaaagaatggtACCTCCTAGCATACCCTATGCCCACACATATGGGGAAGTGGAACGTAGCGAAAAGATGCCATGCTCCGGCTCCACTTCCCTGTGTGTAGGTGTAGAGTACATTAGGCAGTAGCATTCTTTAaccctaaaaaatatatataaaa is a window from the Macadamia integrifolia cultivar HAES 741 chromosome 5, SCU_Mint_v3, whole genome shotgun sequence genome containing:
- the LOC122078695 gene encoding cation/H(+) antiporter 15-like isoform X2, whose protein sequence is MLDVFGVMGIMFYFFLIGVQIDPWVVKTTGRKAFIIGISTAVVAYLLPAIGVFFVPELVKMVETPSILITVGNLTMAGTTFTFPTIARYLYELNILSSKFGRMALSSSIIGTLFNYFYQATLRFRSVEKKGPAILRMAANVTFVVVVIYVIQPVVLWALRWRREGVSLNLGRLYTIFVAVLVTGILSHAINRDVIFGPFILGIALPPGPPLGSALVDKLEFITSWIFMPLYFLKFGLGINVFATIVNSVDNWAWSVIGIGSIGKFLGAFISSILCRIPVRDAIALGLVMNVQGVVELGLFKALKRSRHLLPAVYVMMCTTLLVVTWTVTIILRALYKSSSSKWYQVSNRRTILDTKPNTELRILACIHKEHSVPLIIDVIEASNHSISNPIGLYVLHLEELVGRSDPILISHGVRGSRIPVFSVSRTFNNINAPVLSEHIVNVFQRYEQENNNVGSISVQSFTAISPYSSMHDDVCTLALEKSTSLIIIPFHKLRSCAYDPLESSSSSGTGIRTMNINVLDNSPCSVAILIEGGLWSSSKVKLGNWTSCRVLVLFLGGADDREALAYGARMCGHPNINLTVVRLVANSPTNIGTSKERKYDEYAVNEFKHNMVVNKQIRYIEEMVMDGSNTISVIRSIESDYQLIVVGRRHDERLPVISGLTEWIEHNELGTIGDILASSEFGDASIFVVQTQSNEEEVLQGSSDYQDPFIQTVCSRLDDDVEDPRKEFKTGRG
- the LOC122078695 gene encoding cation/H(+) antiporter 15-like isoform X1, encoding MEFANTTIGGPAAYNSHLNRLTEPEDFWLLLRHDDGIGLSNICVRNDHDTTATPIFLLQAFVASFVILMVSRILKPLGQPLVVSQILGGFIIGPTLLGRLSFAKDLLYPERSFPMLDVFGVMGIMFYFFLIGVQIDPWVVKTTGRKAFIIGISTAVVAYLLPAIGVFFVPELVKMVETPSILITVGNLTMAGTTFTFPTIARYLYELNILSSKFGRMALSSSIIGTLFNYFYQATLRFRSVEKKGPAILRMAANVTFVVVVIYVIQPVVLWALRWRREGVSLNLGRLYTIFVAVLVTGILSHAINRDVIFGPFILGIALPPGPPLGSALVDKLEFITSWIFMPLYFLKFGLGINVFATIVNSVDNWAWSVIGIGSIGKFLGAFISSILCRIPVRDAIALGLVMNVQGVVELGLFKALKRSRHLLPAVYVMMCTTLLVVTWTVTIILRALYKSSSSKWYQVSNRRTILDTKPNTELRILACIHKEHSVPLIIDVIEASNHSISNPIGLYVLHLEELVGRSDPILISHGVRGSRIPVFSVSRTFNNINAPVLSEHIVNVFQRYEQENNNVGSISVQSFTAISPYSSMHDDVCTLALEKSTSLIIIPFHKLRSCAYDPLESSSSSGTGIRTMNINVLDNSPCSVAILIEGGLWSSSKVKLGNWTSCRVLVLFLGGADDREALAYGARMCGHPNINLTVVRLVANSPTNIGTSKERKYDEYAVNEFKHNMVVNKQIRYIEEMVMDGSNTISVIRSIESDYQLIVVGRRHDERLPVISGLTEWIEHNELGTIGDILASSEFGDASIFVVQTQSNEEEVLQGSSDYQDPFIQTVCSRLDDDVEDPRKEFKTGRG